The Rouxiella sp. WC2420 region GTAAATGATTTTTATAAAATTGATTGGGTTCTATATTGCGCTATATAAGGGAGGATTAGGTAAACAATCTGGAAGGGCGGCGGTGCAAGCTTCCACCGCCGCAAGTATTAATTTTTGATTCAACGTCGATCTTGAATATCAGAAATTTAAAGCAACGCAAGCTTGGCTACTTTTAAGCCTCATACTTTGCAATATCTTAATACTCCTATGGACTTCGATTTCAAGCAGATACTAATGCTGCGAGAGCAACGGCGTCGGCACCGGCCGGGATTCGCATAGGGGCAGAGTCGTCGTTGGCCGCCCGCCAAATTGCCTCGGCGACATCAACGGCATGAGTTATTATCTCGGTTTTAAGCATGCTGGCGAAGATATTTTGCGCGTATTCAGCATAATCACCCGGGAAAACATCCTGCATTCGCGATTGCGCATTTTCACCGAATGCGGTTTGCGGGGCCATGCCAGGCAGCACCAGATTAACCCGTACATTAAACGGGGCGAGTTCCAGTGCCAAAGACTCGGTGAAGGCATTCACGGCCGCTTTGCTGGCGGCGTAGACCGAAAGTAACGGCAAAGATTTTAGTGTTACGGTTGAGGTGACATTAATCACTACGCCGGATTTTCGCTGTGTAAATTGGGGAATAAATGCCCGTGTTAGCGCAATGGTGCCAAAGGTATTGGTGTTGAAAATATCAAACACCACATCCATTGACGTACCTTCTAATGCGCTCAAAATCCCTATCCCGGCATTGTTCACCAAAACATCAATCTCACCCGCTTCTTTAACAACATTTTCAATG contains the following coding sequences:
- a CDS encoding SDR family oxidoreductase, with product MKTVLITGCSSGFGLETARYFLERDWKVIATMRTPREGLLPSSDNLRILPLDVTNAQSIENVVKEAGEIDVLVNNAGIGILSALEGTSMDVVFDIFNTNTFGTIALTRAFIPQFTQRKSGVVINVTSTVTLKSLPLLSVYAASKAAVNAFTESLALELAPFNVRVNLVLPGMAPQTAFGENAQSRMQDVFPGDYAEYAQNIFASMLKTEIITHAVDVAEAIWRAANDDSAPMRIPAGADAVALAALVSA